In one Pempheris klunzingeri isolate RE-2024b chromosome 8, fPemKlu1.hap1, whole genome shotgun sequence genomic region, the following are encoded:
- the cd79a gene encoding B-cell antigen receptor complex-associated protein alpha chain, protein MGTIINCLLCSFVVVFAQDEVTLEADRPFLRVQLSHRAHLECCYRGKQRLSPTWHRRQFGNSSRVTDLSDVSHHETTQAVAQGDSGTVCGVLTISSVQMNDFGLYQCTLNTTRNSVHRTHGTYLLVYKPMEKTINLSESTKNKILIAEGLLLLLCVMLPSATLLCQSKRNKELEKKKAKKEEENIYQGLNLDDCCSAYDQIERSQGHGPYEDVGSIMEEEEAIQLEKP, encoded by the exons ATGGGGACAATTATAAACtgtctcctctgcagctttGTTG TGGTATTTGCGCAGGATGAGGTGACTTTAGAGGCGGACAGGCCCTTTCTGAGGGTGCAGCTCTCTCACAGAGCTCACCTGGAGTGCTGCTACCGCGGAAAGCAGCGTCTGAGTCCAACCTGGCACAGACGACAATTTGGAAACTCTTCTCGGGTTACTGATCTCAGCGACGTTTCACACCATGAGACTACCCAAGCAGTAGCACAAG GAGACAGTGGCACAGTTTGTGGAGTCCTAACCATCAGCTCTGTCCAGATGAATGACTTTGGCCTTTACCAGTGTACCCTGAACACAACGAGGAATTCCGTCCACCGTACACATGGCACCTACCTGCTGGtctaca AGCCAATGGAGAAGACAATAAACCTCAGCGAAAGCACCAAAAACAAGATCCTGATAGCTGAGGGACTCTTGCTGTTACTGTGCGTGATGCTGCCGTCTGCCACCCTCCTCTGCCAG TCAAAGAGAAACAAGGAactggagaagaagaaagcgaagaaggaggaggaaaacatatATCAg GGGCTAAATCTGGATGATTGTTGCTCCGCATATGATCAGATCGAACGCTCCCAGGGACATGGGCCGTACGAGGATGTGGGCAGCAttatggaggaagaggaggcgaTCCAGCTGGAGAAACCTTGA